Proteins co-encoded in one Malus sylvestris chromosome 9, drMalSylv7.2, whole genome shotgun sequence genomic window:
- the LOC126582341 gene encoding pentatricopeptide repeat-containing protein At3g59040-like isoform X2 has protein sequence MPQTLFLKPFISSAPLDNWRLKECTNSIGSNVRVRGRVGVVCMGMLAPRKFLQKRKKVEVFKDAADEAEQKNWRRLMNEIEETGSAVSVLKSEKLKDKTIPKDVVLGTLVRFKQLKKWNLVSQILEWLQTQNWWDFSKMDFLMLITAYGKQGHYTRAEKLLSLMNEKGYPPSVISHTALMEAYGKGGRYNNAEAIFRRMQSSGPEPSAVTYQIILKIFVEGCKFKEAEEIFETLLNEEKSPLKPDQKMFHMMIYMYKKAGSYDKARKMFAVMSERGVPQSTVTYNSLMSFENNYKEVSKMYNQMQRAGLRPDVVSYALLISAYGKARREEEALAVFEEMLDAGVRPTRKAYNILLDAFAVSGMVDQARTVFKSMRRDRFNPDLCSYTTMLSAYVNASDMEGAEKFFIRIKQDAFKPNVVTYGTLIKGYAKTSNIEKMMEKYEEMQASGIKPNQTILTTIMDAYGKNRDFGSAVVWYQEMESCRLPPDQKAKNILLSLAKTAEEQKVANQLVGNLDQSSNEQGSSKYPVPTDENDSEDEDEDEDEDDNEKYDDELDGPSLVTSSNAEQKHELVYLNGVNEKNLEGLLAVADL, from the exons ATTGAAAGAATGCACAAATTCTATAGGTTCCAATGTCAGGGTGCGTGGAAGAGTGGGGGTTGTTTGTATGGGCATGCTGGCACCAAGAAAATTCTTGCAGAAAAGGAAGAAGGTAGAAGTTTTCAAAGATGCTGCTGATGAAGCCGAGCAGAAGAACTGGAGGAGACTTATGAATGAAATTGAGGAGACAGGTTCTGCAGTTTCTGTGCTCAAAAGTGAAAAGCTCAAGGACAAGACTATTCCCAAGGATGTTGTCCTTGGAACTTTGGTTAGATTTAAGCAACTGAAAAAATGGAACCTAGTCAGCCAG ATTCTCGAATGGCTTCAGACTCAGAACTGGTGGGACTTCAGCAAAATGGATTTCCTGATGCTTATAACAGCTTATGGAAAGCAAGGGCACTACACGAGGGCTGAGAAGCTTTTAAGTTTGATGAATGAGAAAGGCTATCCACCAAGTGTAATATCTCATACTGCTCTTATGGAAGCATATGGAAAAGGAGGCCGATATAACAATGCTGAAGCAATATTTAGAAGGATGCAGTCTTCTGGCCCTGAACCGTCTGCTGTGACATATCAAATAATACTAAAGATATTTGTTGAG GGATGTAAGTTCAAGGAAGCTGAAGAAATATTTGAGACTCTTTTAAATGAGGAAAAATCACCTTTAAAGCCAGACCAAAAGATGTTCCACATGATGATTTATATGTATAAGAAGGCTGGGAGCTATGATAAAGCTCGGAAGATGTTCGCAGTGATGTCTGAGAGAGGGGTTCCACAATCGACGGTTACTTATAATAGCTTGATGTCTTTTGAAAATAATTACAAGGAAGTCTCCAAGATGTATAACCAG ATGCAAAGAGCTGGTCTCCGACCCGATGTAGTGAGTTATGCCTTACTCATTAGTGCTTATGGGAAAGCtagaagagaggaagaagccTTAGCTGTTTTTGAGGAGATGCTTGATGCTGGTGTCAG ACCAACCCGCAAAGCTTATAACATTTTGCTTGACGCATTTGCAGTATCAGGAATGGTGGACCAAGCTCGAACAGTTTTTAAAAGCATGAGAAGGGACAG GTTTAATCCTGATCTGTGCTCTTATACGACGATGCTGTCAGCATATGTAAATGCATCTGACATGGAGGGTGCTGAGAAATTCTTCATAAGAATAAAACAAGATGCATTTAAACCCAATGTCGTCACTTATGGGACATTAATCAAAGGGTATGCTAAGACAAGTAATATCGAGAAGATGATGGAGAAATATGAGGAAATGCAGGCATCTGGTATCAAACCAAATCAAACAATCTTGACAACAATCATGGATGCATATGGAAAAAACAGAGATTTTGGCAGTGCTGTTGTTTGGTACCAGGAAATGGAATCCTGTAGGCTTCCGCCTGATCAGAAAGCAAAGAATATCCTTTTGTCTTTGGCAAAAACAGCAGAGGAACAGAAGGTAGCTAACCAACTTGTAGGAAATCTGGATCAGAGTAGCAATGAACAAGGATCTAGTAAGTATCCGGTGCCTACCGATGAGAATGATagtgaggatgaggatgaggatgaggatgaggatgacAATGAAAAGTATGATGATGAATTAGATGGTCCTTCACTGGTCACTTCATCAAATGCTGAGCAAAAACATGAACTGGTTTATCTCAACGGTGTTAACGAGAAAAACCTTGAGGGCTTACTTGCAGTTGCAGATTTGTAA
- the LOC126583766 gene encoding wall-associated receptor kinase-like 1 yields the protein MVVKLLSHVILFTLLLRLLAVASSQKPPIAKPDCQSHCGDIEIPYPFGIGAGCYIDDDWFQIICDNSTGNPTPFLNRTNLEVLEISAEGGTLKVTNPITFSNCSNKPINRQTANLEGSPFAYSTENVFTAVGCGFMATITSNSNGYSISSGCKSECDISINKSNGTRHNVCNGVDCCQTAIPSFLSAFNTSFQRDDDKTRSSCNYAFLVDRKWFQGYANNLTNISAISDRDNIPVVLEWNMFHSTTEVFGTFLEVNATVWSDDPIRPSCDSYNDNSSVYGSSRLECTCGGGSEGNPYLLDGCQDINECEVGKHSCSEPLVCVNHRSGYGCYYPPKSKSPVKAIIIGIGSGLGFLLLLLGAWWLHKLIKKTKAIKRKKKFFKQNGGILLEQQLAAGEVNVEKIKLFNSQELEMATDHFNIDRILGQGGQGTVYKGMLTDGRIVAVKKSKLVDGGEIAQFINEIVILSQINHRNVVKLLGCCLETEVPLLVYEFIPKGTIYQYLHKENEEFLFTWEMRLRIAAEVAGALSYLHSAAGFPIYHRDIKSTNILLDDKYRAKVADFGTSRSVSIDQTHLTTIVHGTFGYLDPEYFQSSQFTDKSDVYSFGVVLLELLTGEKSVSLTRSPEIRGLVTYFNFTMEENRLFDIIDARVKEEGVTEDILSVANLANRCLDMSGKRRPTMKEVAMELERIQKSVSASNNLQQNYDEVEYVRNEVTGPSDVTSTGSCLAGGTTPSKDSLPLLSY from the exons ATGGTTGTCAAGTTGCTTAGTCATGTTATTCTGTTTACGCTTTTGCTGCGGTTACTAGCAGTAGCATCATCACAGAAACCGCCCATAGCAAAGCCTGACTGTCAGTCTCATTGTGGAGACATTGAAATCCCGTATCCCTTTGGAATTGGGGCAGGTTGTTACATTGACGACGACTGGTTCCAAATAATCTGTGACAACTCTACTGGCAATCCCACTCCTTTCTTGAACCGTACTAATCTGGAGGTCCTCGAAATTTCTGCTGAAGGAGGTACGCTAAAGGTCACAAACCCGATCACCTTCTCAAATTGCAGCAACAAGCCAATCAACCGCCAGACGGCCAACTTGGAGGGAAGCCCCTTCGCGTATTCCACCGAGAACGTGTTCACTGCAGTTGGTTGTGGTTTTATGGCCACGATCACCTCAAACTCAAATGGCTACTCCATTTCAAGTGGATGCAAGTCCGAGTGTGACATTTCCATAAATAAGAGTAATGGTACCAGGCATAATGTATGCAACGGTGTGGACTGCTGCCAGACAGCCATCCCTTCATTTCTCTCTGCCTTCAATACTAGTTTCCAGCGTGATGACGATAAAACACGAAGTTCATGCAATTACGCATTCTTGGTAGACCGCAAATGGTTTCAGGGGTATGCCAACAATTTAACAAACATTTCTGCCATCAGCGACAGGGACAATATTCCTGTGGTGCTTGAATGGAACATGTTTCACTCCACAACTGAAGTGTTTGGGACCTTTTTGGAAGTAAATGCGACGGTATGGAGCGATGATCCAATCCGGCCTTCATGTGATAGCTACAATGACAACTCTTCCGTGTATGGATCCTCAAGGCTTGAATGTACCTGCGGAGGGGGTTCGGAAGGAAATCCCTATCTTCTCGACGGATGTCAAG ACATCAATGAATGTGAGGTTGGCAAGCATTCGTGTTCCGAACCCCTAGTATGTGTGAATCATCGTTCGGGTTACGGATGCTATTATCCTCCGAAGAGCAAATCTCCAGTCAAAGCCATCATTATAG GTATCGGCAGTGGTCTTGGATTCTTGTTACTGCTCCTTGGTGCCTGGTGGTTGCATAAActcataaagaaaacaaaagccaTTAAACGCAAGAAGAAGTTCTTTAAACAAAATGGTGGTATACTATTGGAGCAACAACTGGCGGCTGGTGAAGTAAATGTTGAGAAAATTAAGTTGTTCAATTCACAGGAGTTAGAGATGGCCACAGACCATTTTAACATCGATAGAATTCTTGGCCAGGGAGGCCAAGGTACTGTTTACAAAGGAATGTTGACGGATGGAAGAATCGTTGCTGTAAAGAAGTCTAAATTAGTTGATGGAGGCGAAATTGCGCAGTTCATTAACGAAATTGTCATTCTTTCGCAAATTAACCATAGGAATGTGGTTAAACTGTTGGGTTGCTGTTTAGAGACAGAAGTACCTCTCTTGGTTTATGAATTCATACCGAAAGGGACTATCTACCAATATCTCCACAAAGAAAATGAGGAGTTTTTATTTACGTGGGAAATGCGCTTAAGGATTGCTGCTGAAGTTGCAGGAGCTCTTTCATACTTACATTCAGCAGCAGGTTTTCCAATTTACCACAGGGACATCAAGTCTACAAACATACTCTTAGATGATAAATACAGAGCAAAAGTTGCAGATTTCGGGACTTCAAGATCAGTTTCCATTGACCAAACCCACCTCACCACAATAGTACATGGCACCTTCGGGTACTTGGACCCAGAGTACTTCCAATCAAGTCAGTTTACGGATAAGAGTGATGTGTATAGCTTTGGAGTTGTCCTTCTTGAGCTGTTGACTGGAGAAAAATCCGTTTCTCTAACAAGGTCACCAGAAATCAGAGGCCTAGttacatattttaattttacaatGGAAGAGAATCGTCTGTTTGATATTATTGATGCTCGAGTTAAGGAGGAGGGTGTAACGGAAGACATATTGTCAGTTGCTAACCTCGCAAACAGATGCTTGGATATGAGTGGAAAGAGACGGCCTACGATGAAAGAAGTGGCAATGGAGTTGGAGAGGATTCAAAAATCAGTCAGCGCTTCTAATAATCTGCAACAAAATTACGATGAGGTCGAATATGTTAGAAATGAAGTAACTGGTCCTTCGGATGTTACATCGACAGGGTCGTGTTTGGCTGGAGGTACTACTCCGTCAAAGGATTCACTACCACTACTATCTTACTGA
- the LOC126583769 gene encoding wall-associated receptor kinase-like 10 yields the protein MDFLQFLFHITLLFLFKSSAVLAVPLLAKPNCQSRCGDVEIPYPFGIGAGCYIDDWFQITCVNSTKPFLNKIDLEVLEISVKGTLKVVNPITFSSNCSANKPIRQAANLEGSPFVFSQKNIFTAMGCGVMAMITSNSNGSTVSAGCKSECDNISTNVKKNGVYFCQTPIPWFLSAFNTTFHVYDDYTKSTNSCSYAFLVDHDWFQWFPNNSTKNTSTISDMDNVPVMLDWNLYHSTVEVFGVMVKVNPISLGSESSFYCQSRNDSSSIHESSIRLECFCNWGYEGNPYLPQGCQDINECEAGNHCTGGSICKNHVGYYECYPTHRNSWVKVVFIGIGIGLGLLFLLVGAWWLYKVVRIKLKEKFSQQDGSLLMELQRLSSGEANLDN from the exons atGGATTTTTTACAGTTTCTATTTCATATTActctattatttttgtttaagagTAGTGCAGTGCTAGCAGTACCATTATTAGCAAAGCCTAATTGCCAATCACGTTGCGGAGACGTTGAAATCCCGTACCCTTTCGGAATTGGAGCAGGCTGTTACATTGACGACTGGTTTCAAATAACATGTGTCAACTCAACCAAACCTTTCTTGAACAAGATCGATCTAGAGGTGCTAGAAATTTCTGTTAAAGGTACACTAAAGGTTGTAAACCCAATTACCTTCTCTTCCAACTGCAGTGCTAATAAGCCTATTCGCCAAGCGGCCAACTTGGAGGGAAGCCCTTTTGTGTTCTCCCAGAAGAACATATTCACAGCAATGGGTTGCGGCGTTATGGCCATGATCACTTCAAACTCAAATGGCTCTACCGTTTCAGCCGGTTGCAAGTCCGAATGTGACAATATTTCAACAAATGTGAAAAAGAATGGAGTTTACTTCTGCCAGACCCCCATCCCTTGGTTTCTCTCTGCCTTCAATACTACTTTCCATGTTTATGATGATTATACAAAAAGTACTAATTCATGCAGTTATGCATTTTTGGTAGACCATGACTGGTTTCAGTGGTTTCCCAACAATTCAACAAAAAATACTTCTACCATCAGTGACATGGACAATGTCCCTGTCATGCTAGACTGGAACTTGTATCATTCGACGGTTGAGGTATTTGGAGTCATGGTAAAAGTAAATCCGATATCTTTGGGTTCCGAATCATCCTTCTATTGCCAAAGTCGTAATGACAGCTCTTCAATACATGAATCCTCAATCAGGCTGGAATGTTTCTGCAATTGGGGCTATGAGGGAAATCCCTATCTCCCACAAGGATGTCAAG ACATAAATGAATGTGAGGCTGGGAACCATTGTACTGGAGGCTCCATATGTAAGAACCATGTTGGGTATTATGAATGCTACCCAACACATAGAAATTCTTGGGTTAAAGTGGTCTTTATAG GTATCGGCATCGGTCTTGGGCTATTGTTTCTACTCGTTGGTGCTTGGTGGTTGTATAAAGTCGTTAGAATTAAACTCAAGGAGAAGTTTTCGCAACAAGATGGCAGTTTATTGATGGAACTACAGCGTTTATCTTCTggtgaagccaacttggataattaa
- the LOC126582342 gene encoding protein DETOXIFICATION 41-like, whose protein sequence is MGSQEEYQPLLIRLDSYSQIPNLSSSAIEEFLEHKPVAVRWWPKLVAWESRLLWILSGSSIAVSIFNYMLSFVTLMFCGHLGALELAGASIASVGIQGLAYGIMLGMASAVQTVCGQAYGAKQLPAMGIICQRAIILHLGAAVLLTFVYWWSGPILIAIGQTEDIAEQGQVFARGIIPQLYAFAINCPQQRFLQAQNIVNPLAYMSFGVFLVHILLTWVVVYVVDYGLMGAALTLSLSWWLLVITYGIYILVSPMCKETWTGFSWKAFRGIWPYFKLTLASAIMLCLEIWYNQGLVLISGLLSNPTISLDSISICMNYLNWDMQFMLGLSAAASVRVSNELGAGHPKVAKFSVFVVNGTSILISIVFSAIILIFRVGLSKLFTSDAEVIAAVSDLTSLLAISVFLNGIQPILSGVAIGSGWQAVVAYVNLTCYYIIGLPIGCVLGFKTSMGVAGIWWGMIIGVFLQTVTLIVLTARTNWDSEVVKAAERLKKSASAERLDLLTDI, encoded by the exons ATGGGATCGCAGGAGGAGTACCAACCGCTACTCATCCGGCTTGATTCGTACTCCCAGATACCTAACTTGTCGTCCAGTGCCATTGAAGAGTTTCTGGAGCACAAGCCCGTGGCGGTTCGATGGTGGCCTAAACTGGTGGCTTGGGAGTCGAGGCTCCTCTGGATTTTATCCGGTTCATCTATCGCTGTCTCTATATTCAACTACATGCTCAGCTTTGTGACTCTCATGTTTTGTGGGCACCTGGGTGCCTTGGAGCTTGCTGGGGCCTCTATAGCTAGCGTTGGAATTCAGGGTCTCGCTTATGGTATCATG TTGGGAATGGCAAGTGCTGTCCAAACAGTGTGTGGGCAAGCATATGGAGCCAAACAACTGCCAGCAATGGGAATCATATGCCAAAGGGCAATCATCCTGCATTTGGGAGCAGCAGTACTACTCACATTTGTGTACTGGTGGTCAGGACCAATCCTCATAGCCATCGGCCAAACAGAAGACATAGCAGAGCAGGGCCAAGTATTTGCCAGAGGAATAATCCCACAGCTCTATGCATTTGCCATAAACTGCCCCCAGCAGAGGTTTCTCCAAGCCCAGAACATTGTAAACCCTCTAGCTTACATGTCGTTCGGGGTCTTCCTCGTCCACATTCTGCTCACTTGGGTGGTCGTTTATGTGGTGGACTATGGGCTGATGGGGGCGGCTCTGACACTCAGCCTCTCTTGGTGGCTTCTTGTCATCACATATGGAATTTACATTCTTGTCAGCCCGATGTGTAAGGAGACTTGGACTGGCTTCTCATGGAAGGCTTTTAGGGGCATTTGGCCTTACTTTAAGTTGACTCTTGCCTCCGCTATCATGCTTTG TTTGGAGATATGGTACAACCAAGGACTAGTGCTGATATCAGGGCTTCTCTCCAATCCTACAATCTCTCTAGACTCCATTTCTATTTG CATGAACTACTTGAACTGGGACATGCAATTTATGTTAGGCCTATCCGCGGCAGCCAGTGTTCGTGTTAGTAATGAGCTCGGTGCCGGTCACCCGAAGGTGGCCAAGTTTTCAGTGTTTGTGGTGAACGGGACGAGCATATTGATTAGCATAGTCTTCAGTGCGATTATATTGATATTCCGAGTTGGATTGAGCAAGCTTTTTACAAGCGACGCTGAAGTTATCGCGGCAGTATCTGATTTAACCTCATTGCTCGCCATCTCTGTTTTCTTGAATGGCATTCAACCTATACTCTCAG GTGTGGCAATCGGAAGCGGATGGCAAGCTGTTGTGGCGTATGTTAACCTGACTTGTTACTATATTATCGGTCTTCCGATTGGATGTGTTCTAGGCTTCAAAACTAGCATGGGAGTTGCA GGTATTTGGTGGGGAATGATCATTGGAGTTTTTCTACAAACAGTAACTTTAATTGTTCTCACTGCAAGAACAAACTGGGATTCTGAG GTTGTAAAAGCAGCTGAACGATTGAAGAAATCTGCAAGTGCTGAAAGATTAGACTTGTTGACCGATATATAA
- the LOC126582341 gene encoding pentatricopeptide repeat-containing protein At3g59040-like isoform X1, whose amino-acid sequence MPQTLFLKPFISSAPLDNWSRLKECTNSIGSNVRVRGRVGVVCMGMLAPRKFLQKRKKVEVFKDAADEAEQKNWRRLMNEIEETGSAVSVLKSEKLKDKTIPKDVVLGTLVRFKQLKKWNLVSQILEWLQTQNWWDFSKMDFLMLITAYGKQGHYTRAEKLLSLMNEKGYPPSVISHTALMEAYGKGGRYNNAEAIFRRMQSSGPEPSAVTYQIILKIFVEGCKFKEAEEIFETLLNEEKSPLKPDQKMFHMMIYMYKKAGSYDKARKMFAVMSERGVPQSTVTYNSLMSFENNYKEVSKMYNQMQRAGLRPDVVSYALLISAYGKARREEEALAVFEEMLDAGVRPTRKAYNILLDAFAVSGMVDQARTVFKSMRRDRFNPDLCSYTTMLSAYVNASDMEGAEKFFIRIKQDAFKPNVVTYGTLIKGYAKTSNIEKMMEKYEEMQASGIKPNQTILTTIMDAYGKNRDFGSAVVWYQEMESCRLPPDQKAKNILLSLAKTAEEQKVANQLVGNLDQSSNEQGSSKYPVPTDENDSEDEDEDEDEDDNEKYDDELDGPSLVTSSNAEQKHELVYLNGVNEKNLEGLLAVADL is encoded by the exons TAGATTGAAAGAATGCACAAATTCTATAGGTTCCAATGTCAGGGTGCGTGGAAGAGTGGGGGTTGTTTGTATGGGCATGCTGGCACCAAGAAAATTCTTGCAGAAAAGGAAGAAGGTAGAAGTTTTCAAAGATGCTGCTGATGAAGCCGAGCAGAAGAACTGGAGGAGACTTATGAATGAAATTGAGGAGACAGGTTCTGCAGTTTCTGTGCTCAAAAGTGAAAAGCTCAAGGACAAGACTATTCCCAAGGATGTTGTCCTTGGAACTTTGGTTAGATTTAAGCAACTGAAAAAATGGAACCTAGTCAGCCAG ATTCTCGAATGGCTTCAGACTCAGAACTGGTGGGACTTCAGCAAAATGGATTTCCTGATGCTTATAACAGCTTATGGAAAGCAAGGGCACTACACGAGGGCTGAGAAGCTTTTAAGTTTGATGAATGAGAAAGGCTATCCACCAAGTGTAATATCTCATACTGCTCTTATGGAAGCATATGGAAAAGGAGGCCGATATAACAATGCTGAAGCAATATTTAGAAGGATGCAGTCTTCTGGCCCTGAACCGTCTGCTGTGACATATCAAATAATACTAAAGATATTTGTTGAG GGATGTAAGTTCAAGGAAGCTGAAGAAATATTTGAGACTCTTTTAAATGAGGAAAAATCACCTTTAAAGCCAGACCAAAAGATGTTCCACATGATGATTTATATGTATAAGAAGGCTGGGAGCTATGATAAAGCTCGGAAGATGTTCGCAGTGATGTCTGAGAGAGGGGTTCCACAATCGACGGTTACTTATAATAGCTTGATGTCTTTTGAAAATAATTACAAGGAAGTCTCCAAGATGTATAACCAG ATGCAAAGAGCTGGTCTCCGACCCGATGTAGTGAGTTATGCCTTACTCATTAGTGCTTATGGGAAAGCtagaagagaggaagaagccTTAGCTGTTTTTGAGGAGATGCTTGATGCTGGTGTCAG ACCAACCCGCAAAGCTTATAACATTTTGCTTGACGCATTTGCAGTATCAGGAATGGTGGACCAAGCTCGAACAGTTTTTAAAAGCATGAGAAGGGACAG GTTTAATCCTGATCTGTGCTCTTATACGACGATGCTGTCAGCATATGTAAATGCATCTGACATGGAGGGTGCTGAGAAATTCTTCATAAGAATAAAACAAGATGCATTTAAACCCAATGTCGTCACTTATGGGACATTAATCAAAGGGTATGCTAAGACAAGTAATATCGAGAAGATGATGGAGAAATATGAGGAAATGCAGGCATCTGGTATCAAACCAAATCAAACAATCTTGACAACAATCATGGATGCATATGGAAAAAACAGAGATTTTGGCAGTGCTGTTGTTTGGTACCAGGAAATGGAATCCTGTAGGCTTCCGCCTGATCAGAAAGCAAAGAATATCCTTTTGTCTTTGGCAAAAACAGCAGAGGAACAGAAGGTAGCTAACCAACTTGTAGGAAATCTGGATCAGAGTAGCAATGAACAAGGATCTAGTAAGTATCCGGTGCCTACCGATGAGAATGATagtgaggatgaggatgaggatgaggatgaggatgacAATGAAAAGTATGATGATGAATTAGATGGTCCTTCACTGGTCACTTCATCAAATGCTGAGCAAAAACATGAACTGGTTTATCTCAACGGTGTTAACGAGAAAAACCTTGAGGGCTTACTTGCAGTTGCAGATTTGTAA